Sequence from the Candidatus Saccharibacteria bacterium oral taxon 488 genome:
AAAAAGTTTTTTACGATGACGATGCGCGCGCTCGCGTGTTGGGCGGTGCCGAGGCGCTGTATAACGCAGTTAAGGTAACCTACGGACCAAAGGGCCGCAATGTGGTGATCGCCAAGGGGTTTGGCGGACCGACGGTGACGCACGACGGTGTGACGGTGGCGGAAGGCATTGAGCTAGCGGAGAACGACGATGAGACGCTGGGTTATAAGGTCGGCGCTGATTTAATCAAGCAGGCAGCCAAGAACTTGAACAAGCAAGCTGGTGACGGTACTACGACCGTGACGGTGCTGACTTATTCGATTTTGAAGGAAGCTAACCGGCTAATCGCAGCGGGCCATAACCCAATGGAGCTGCGCAAGGGTATCGAGCAGGCCGGCGCGGAAATCGTCAAAGAGCTAAATAAATTAGCGGAGCCAATTGAGGGCAAGTCTGAGCGCGTGGCGGAAGTAGCGACCATTTCGGCGGGCGACGCGGAAATTGGTAAATTGATCGCTGGTGTTATCGAGAAAGTTGGCAAAGACGGCGTAGTGACAGTTGAAGCTGGACAAGGCTTGGAGTTGGAGGCTGAGGTCGTTGAAGGCTTTAGTCTAGACAAGGGCTGGGTCAGCCCGTTCTTCGTCACCGACACTGGTCGGCAAGAGGCGGTTTACGAAAAGCCGGTGATTTTGATTACCGATAAGAAAATTTCTAGCGTGCAAGAGTTCCTGCCAATGTTGGAGAAATTGGCACAAAGCGGCAAGAAGGACGTGGTGCTGATCGCTGATGAGGTTGAAGGCGAGGCGCTGAGCATTTTGGTACTGAACAAGCTCAAGGGTGTATTTAATACCGTGGCGGTCAAGGCACCAAGCTTTGGCGACCGCCGCAAGGAGATTTTGCGCGACATCGCGGTGCTGACCGGCGCAACGGTGATTTCTGAAGATCATGGGTTGACGTTTGAGAATGCTGGCCTGGAAGTGTTGGGTTCAGCGCGCAAGGTGATTGTCGGTAAAGACGAAACCACTATCATTGAGGGCGCGGGCAAGCCATCTGGTGTTAAGGAGCGAATTGCTGAGATTAAATCGCTATCCGACAACGCCTCCAGCGAATACGAAAAAGAACAGTTCGACAAGCGAGCAGCTGCTCTGAGCGGCAAGGTGGCAGTCATCAAAGTCGGCGGCGCGACCGAGACCGAAATTGACGAAAAGAAGTTCCGTGTGGACGACGCCGTGGCAGCCACCAAGGCAGCCTTGGCCGAGGGAATCGTCGCTGGTGGTGGTGTGACGCTGGTAAACTTGGCTAGTGGCCTGAAAGTGAGCGGTGCAGACAGCATCGCGGCTGGTCGGCAGATTCTGAAAGACGCCCTGAAGCAGCCGTTCCTGCAGATTATGCGTAACGCTGGCTTGAACGCCGACGCGCTCCTAGCGCAAGTCGAGGCGGGCAAGGCTGGATGTGGTGTTAACGTGATGGATCCGGAAGCAGGCCTGGTGGATGTCAAAAAAGCTGGTGTCATCGATCCGGCGCGCGTCACCAAGGAAGCAGTGCAGAACGCAGTATCCATCGCCTCAACCGCAGCGACCATGGGTGCACTGGTCGTCGACATTCCAGAGCCAGAAGCTCCAGCTGCACCTGGCGGCATGCCGGGTATGGGGATGATGTAAGACCCTTGCCTCTACCAGCAAAATGTCCCGTATGAAGCGGGACATTTTACATTGCTCATGTGGGTATTGAATGACTTTGAGCCTGTGCTAGATTGTTCTCGCGGCTGCAGTCTCAGCTCTGCGACAAGAAATCAATTTCCTTGATAATATCAAGCAGCGCCTGCGCTTTGCGGGTTTCGTCAGGGATGGCGACGGCAGCTTCGTGTGCCGGGGCGATCAGCGAGGTGTCGTCAGTCGAGCGCAGCAATAGGAGGTAGGTGTCGAACTTTTCCTCGGGCGAGACGTTGAGCTTGCCAACCAGTGGCCGAAGCTCGCTGAGGGCATTTTGCTTGATATCATCAAGCGACATATCGGTCGGCGTGGCATATGACCGACTAGTGCTGTCGGTGGTTGGCCGTGGTGCTGATGCGGCTGGCCCGGGTGCGGCGCTGGTTTGTGGCTTGGTCGGGCGGCTGGTCGTGTCAGCATCCTGAGCGCCGGTTTCTTCAAATCGTAGATTGTCATCACTGCCACCAGAGACGCCCGCCAGCACGCTAGCTAGATCTTGATCGCTGTTGACTTGTCCGCTGTCTTGAATTGTCATACCCCACCTCTTTTCACATTACGATTATGCTTGCTTTCTATGCTATACTGTAACACAGGAAAAGGAGGAATTTCAAGATGCTTGACGATAAAAATCTTTTAGCGCAGCGCGATCCGGGTAGTACACGAACGAGTGCGGTGGCGGTAACGATGCAGACGGACTTTGCGGCCGAGGTAGAGTCACCGGCGAGCCCCGGTGAGGTGGCTAATGTGGTGCTGGCGGGTATGGGCGGCTCGGCGCTGGCGGCGGATATGGTCAAGGTGCTGACGGCGGATCGGGTCACGGTGCCGCTTGAAGTGACAAAGGGTTATCAGCTACCGCATTTTGTGAATGAAAAAACACTAGTTATTGCTATCAGCCACTCGGGAAACACCGAGGAGACGATAAGTTGCTATCAGCAGGCTCGTCAGCATGGCTGTCAGTTGGCGGTGATGGCGACGGGCGGAAAATTGTTTGCGGCGGCCGAGGCAGATAATCTGCCGCGGGTGCGCGTTCCGTCGGGCGGTCAGCCGCGGATGTCAACGATTTATCATTTGCGCGGGCTGCTAAAGCTGCTCAGCCAGTTTGAAGTGATCGACGATAGCCTGTACCACGCGGTCGCAACCAGTGGTGCGTGGCTGAAGGATCAGCTGAGCCAGTGGGCTGAGGAGGCGCCAACGGCGGATAATTATGCCAAGCAACTGGCGCTCAAGCTCGTTGGTTCGACCCAAGTGTTTTATGCGGGCGAGTTGACATGGCCGCTGGCGTATAAGTGGAAGATTAGCTTTAACGAGTCAGCGAAAAACGTGGCGTTTTGGAATCAATATCCGGAGTTCAGCCACAATGAATTCATCGGCTGGTCATCACATCCGGTCGATAAGCCGTATAAGGTCGTGGATTTTCGGAGCAGTCTTGAGCGTCCGCGAATTCGGGAGCGGATGGAGCTGACCGATCGGTTGCTGTCGGGTATGCGCCCGAAGGCCGAAGTAGTCGAGCTACAGGGCGAGACGCTGCTCGAGCAGCTGCTGTGGGGTCTGGCGCTGGGTGAGATAGTCAGTATCTATGCGGGTATTCTCAACGGGGTCAATCCAGAGCCAGTGGCATTGGTGGAGCAGCTAAAGAAAGAATTGTCGTAATCAATTTGATCTAGAACATGAAAAGCGACGCCCGAGGGAGATGGGGCGTCGCTTTTTATTTTAGAACCAGGTGGATTTATTAGTGGCGCAAGCTCTCAATCGGATCTTTACCGGCAGCGCGGCTGGCTGGATAGATGCCAAAGAGCATACCGATAATCAAGGCTCCACCGATGGTCAGGGCGGCTGCTTGCCATTCGAGAACTGGGGTGAATGGCAGATACATACCAAGGAGGAATGACGCGCCGAGACCGATAACGTAGCCGAGAACACCGCCAAATAGACCGATGATGGCTGATTCGATGAGGAATTGGGCGACAATGGTGCGGTTGGTGGCACCAACGGCCTTGCGGATACCGACTTCGCGCTGGCGTTCGGCAACCGAAACTAGCATGATGTTGGTGATGCCGATACCGCCAACTAGCAGCGAGATGCCGGCGATGACCGCCATGGCTGTTGAGAGCGCGTTCACTAGGTGTGAATTTGGTGCGGTGATGGCCTGACCGACCAGGGTGTGGTAGTCGGTATCGCCCTGATGCTGCTGGGCGAGGACCTTTTTGGCGGCATCAATTTTAGTTTGCAGCGCCGTACCGTTGTCAGCAGTGATGAGGATTTGCTGGATTTGGGCGGTGTTTTGTGTGAACTTTTTACTAACGGCTAGTGGCAGGATAATGGAGCGATTAAAATCAACGCCAAGGTAACTAGGCGCAGTTTCCGGCTCGTCGAGGACGCCGACGACTGTGAGTGTTTCGCCGCGGAGCTTGAGGACGCTGCCGAGGGATTTTTCAGTGCCGAATAGGTCAATTGACAGCTGTTTGCCGATCACGACGCCGTTGGCTTCGTCGATGAACTGCCCCTCGCGCAACTTGAGGCCGGCGAGTTTCGCCAGCTCACCCGAGCTACCGATAATGGTGATGCGTTCTAGTTTGGTCTTGCCGTCCGGTGTCAATAAATTAGCATGAAACGTTGCCAGTGGTGCGGCGCTGTTGTTGGTCGCCTTGGCAATTTCTCGGGCGTCCTGTTCGGTCAGTGTGTTCACCATTTGGGCGGCGTGTCCGGAGCTGAGTGACAGCAATGAATCTGGCCGCGCCTCGCTACCAGACCGAATTAGCGCAGTAGTGTCAGAGATCTTGGCGGATTGATCACCAAATAGGCGGCTCGTGCCGGTCAGCAGCGACAAGATAATAGTAATGCTGGCGATGCCGACCATGATGCCAAAAATCGACAAGTAGGTGCGGACTTTATTTGACTTGAGCGATTCAGTCGCGTTCTCGAAGTGATTATTGAGGAGCATTTTCATGACTTTTTCGTAGCTTTCCGTTCTTTTTTGGCTGGTTTCTTCGTTGATTTGGCGGCATCAGTTTTTGCGTCGTCGGCTTTATCGGACTTAGGGGCGGGTTTCTTTTCGGTTGGCGTGCTAGAACTTTTTGCAGTATCAGGGTCAGCTGATTTTTTACTCTGTTCAGTAGTTGAAGTGGCGCCAAGCGGTCGCTTTGGCGGGAGGTCATCCGGGGATTTCACTGGGTCAGCTGGTTTGTCGGGCATAGTCGCTATGGCCGGCTGTTCAGTTGTTTGCTTCTCGGGAGTGGTTTTTGTTGGCTCGGCTGGCTTGGCTTTTTCCTCCGACTCATCTTTTGCGTCCTTGGTGGTTGCTGTATGTGATGGAGTCGATTTAGCTGGAGTTGCTGGCTGGTCATCACCGCCCAGCTTTTGCTTAAAGATCTTCTTGATATGATGGGTGTCGGTATCAATACGCCCATCGAGCATAGAAATCACCCGGCTGGCATAGGACAGCAGTTCTGGATTGTGCGTCACCATGATAATCGTGTTGCCTCGGCGGTGAATATCGGACAGCTCCTCCATGATGATGTGGCTGGACTTGGAATCGAGGTTGCCGGTCGGCTCGTCGGCTAGGATGATTGATGGACTGTTGACTAGTGCTCGGGCGATCGCTACACGCTGAACTTGACCGCCGGATAATTGATGTGGCAGATAATATTCGCGCTCGCCCAGATGGAAGTTGCGTAAAATCCGGCTGGCTTCTTGGAGGCGCTTGGTTTTGCTGATGCCTTTATAAGTAAGCGGCAGGGCAACATTATCAATCACCGTCAGGCGTGGAATGAGATTGAAATGTTGAAAAATAAAGCCGATATCGCGAGAACGAATCGTGGCGTGGTGTGTCGCTGTCAAATCCTCGACCGATTTATT
This genomic interval carries:
- a CDS encoding ATP-binding cassette domain-containing protein, whose product is MNDPSTRIKLTNVTKRFGFGDAEQVALDNVNLEVKKGEFIAIVGPSGCGKTTLLNILGLLDHPSEGEYYLDNKSVEDLTATHHATIRSRDIGFIFQHFNLIPRLTVIDNVALPLTYKGISKTKRLQEASRILRNFHLGEREYYLPHQLSGGQVQRVAIARALVNSPSIILADEPTGNLDSKSSHIIMEELSDIHRRGNTIIMVTHNPELLSYASRVISMLDGRIDTDTHHIKKIFKQKLGGDDQPATPAKSTPSHTATTKDAKDESEEKAKPAEPTKTTPEKQTTEQPAIATMPDKPADPVKSPDDLPPKRPLGATSTTEQSKKSADPDTAKSSSTPTEKKPAPKSDKADDAKTDAAKSTKKPAKKERKATKKS
- a CDS encoding FtsX-like permease family protein, whose product is MKMLLNNHFENATESLKSNKVRTYLSIFGIMVGIASITIILSLLTGTSRLFGDQSAKISDTTALIRSGSEARPDSLLSLSSGHAAQMVNTLTEQDAREIAKATNNSAAPLATFHANLLTPDGKTKLERITIIGSSGELAKLAGLKLREGQFIDEANGVVIGKQLSIDLFGTEKSLGSVLKLRGETLTVVGVLDEPETAPSYLGVDFNRSIILPLAVSKKFTQNTAQIQQILITADNGTALQTKIDAAKKVLAQQHQGDTDYHTLVGQAITAPNSHLVNALSTAMAVIAGISLLVGGIGITNIMLVSVAERQREVGIRKAVGATNRTIVAQFLIESAIIGLFGGVLGYVIGLGASFLLGMYLPFTPVLEWQAAALTIGGALIIGMLFGIYPASRAAGKDPIESLRH
- the groL gene encoding chaperonin GroEL — its product is MAKKVFYDDDARARVLGGAEALYNAVKVTYGPKGRNVVIAKGFGGPTVTHDGVTVAEGIELAENDDETLGYKVGADLIKQAAKNLNKQAGDGTTTVTVLTYSILKEANRLIAAGHNPMELRKGIEQAGAEIVKELNKLAEPIEGKSERVAEVATISAGDAEIGKLIAGVIEKVGKDGVVTVEAGQGLELEAEVVEGFSLDKGWVSPFFVTDTGRQEAVYEKPVILITDKKISSVQEFLPMLEKLAQSGKKDVVLIADEVEGEALSILVLNKLKGVFNTVAVKAPSFGDRRKEILRDIAVLTGATVISEDHGLTFENAGLEVLGSARKVIVGKDETTIIEGAGKPSGVKERIAEIKSLSDNASSEYEKEQFDKRAAALSGKVAVIKVGGATETEIDEKKFRVDDAVAATKAALAEGIVAGGGVTLVNLASGLKVSGADSIAAGRQILKDALKQPFLQIMRNAGLNADALLAQVEAGKAGCGVNVMDPEAGLVDVKKAGVIDPARVTKEAVQNAVSIASTAATMGALVVDIPEPEAPAAPGGMPGMGMM